The following proteins are co-located in the Anoplopoma fimbria isolate UVic2021 breed Golden Eagle Sablefish chromosome 18, Afim_UVic_2022, whole genome shotgun sequence genome:
- the snap91b gene encoding clathrin coat assembly protein AP180 — protein sequence MSGQTLTDRIAAAQYQLTGSDMARAVCKATTHEVMAPKKKHLEYLVSATNTTNVNIPQMADTLFERATNASWVVVFKALVTSHHMCVHGNERFIQYLASRTSLFNLSNFIDKTGSHGYDMSTFIRRYGRYLNEKAFAYRQMAFDFTRVKKGAEGVMRTMTTEKLLKGMPVLQTQIDTLLEFDIHPKELNNGIINAAFLLLFKDLVKLFASYNDGVINLLEKYFKMKKSDCKEALEIYKRFLTRVTKIGEFMKLAETVGVEKNDIPDINYAPSSILESLETHMNGLEDVKGGKKGEGSPTKGSPTNNVSPTSTPAKSSNAVPTLQPPPGESAAAAAAAEPAEDSLLDLDPLSSSGPSGQSAAPTSWGDLLGSEMGDSLLSEPTLTAEPAPSSAAATPTPAAAEPGVSLAPPTSTAAATSTGAANMDLLGDAFSTPVPATEASGAAAEGGAAATSTPAASAGAESTGGDATAAAAPAATGAELMSVFDGLGDVMKPTLTPQAGDVDTSMANMASNLSMGTSAAPQVAPPCWGAPMSGAPGAPMMPMVRPGFPSTGATPGAPMSPGAAQSPRKPPPPRNALDDLNIKDFM from the exons atgtcGGGGCAAACGCTCACGGATCGCATCGCCGCTGCGCAATACCAGCTGACGGGATCAGACATGGCCCGGGCTGTCTGCAAAGCCACCACTCATGAAGTGATGGCGCCCAAGAAAAAGCACCTGGAGT ACCTGGTGTCagccaccaacaccaccaacgTGAACATCCCTCAGATGGCTGACACACTGTTTGAGCGAGCCACCAACGCCAGCTGGGTGGTCGTCTTCAAGGCCCTCGTCACCAGTCATCACATGTGTGTCCACGGCAACGAG aGGTTCATTCAGTACTTGGCTTCCAGGACCTCCCTGTTTAACCTCAGCAACTTTATCGACAAAACCGGCTCTCACG GCTACGATATGTCTACATTCATCAGACGGTATGGACGATACCTGAACGAGAAAGCCTTCGCTTACCGCCAGATGGCTTTTGATTTCACCAGAGTCAAGAAAGG TGCTGAGGGTGTGATGAGGACCATGACCACTGAGAAGCTGTTGAAAGGCATGCCTGTTCTGCAGACTCAGATTGACACACTCCTGGAGTTTGAT atTCATCCCAAGGAGCTGAACAATGGGATCATCAATGCTGCATTCCTGCTTCTCTTCAAGGACCTGGTCAAACTGTTTGCGTCCTACAATGACGGAGTCATCAACTTATTAG AGAAATACTTCAAGATGAAGAAGAGTGACTGCAAGGAGGCCTTGGAGATCTACAAGAGGTTCCTGACCAGGGTGACAAAGATTGGAGAATTCATGAAGCTGGCCGAG ACAGTCGGAGTTGAAAAGAACGACATTCCTGACATCAACTAC gctCCCAGCAGTATTCTGGAGAGTCTGGAAACACACATGAACGGACTGGAAGATGTGAAGGGTGGAAAGAAGGG TGAAGG GTCTCCAACAAAG GGGTCTCCGACGAACAATGTGTCTCCAACATCGACTCCAGCCAAATCTTCAAACGCTGTTCCGACTCTGCAGCCTCCTCCTGGGgaaagtgctgctgctgctgctgctgctgagccagCTGAAGA TTCCTTGTTGGACCTGGATCCACTGTCCTCCTCGGGTCCCTCAGGACAATCAGCTGCCCCCACGTCTTGGGGAG ATCTTCTTGGATCAG AAATGGGCGATTCCTTGCTATCTGAACCCACCCTCACGGCAGAGCCCGCCccctcctctgcagcagcaACGCCCACTCCTGCAGCGGCAGAACCTGGAGTCTCTCTAGCTCCTCCCACTAGCACAGCAGCCGCCACCTCCACTGGCGCCGCCAATATGGATCTATTGGGAG ATGCCTTTTCAACACCTGTTCCTGCCACCGAGGCCTCTGGGGCAGCCGCTGAAGGTGGGGCCGCCGCCACGTCCACCCCTGCTGCCAGCGCTGGAGCTG AGTCCACAGGAGGAGATGCAACAGccgctgctgctcctgctgccaCCGGCGCTGAGCTCAtgtcag TATTTGATGGACTAGGGGATGTAATGAAGCCCACTTTGACCCCTCAGGCGGGGGATGTTGACACCTCCATGGCCAACATGGCGAGTA atCTCTCAATGGGAACCTCAGCGGCACCTCAGGTAGCTCCCCCCTGTTGGGGTGCTCCCATG TCTGGGGCACCAGGAGCTCCCATGATGCCGATGGTGAGGCCAGGCTTCCCCTCCACCGGAGCAACCCCAGGAGCACCG ATGTCTCCCGGAGCGGCCCAGAGCCCCAGAAAGCCTCCACCACCGAGGAACGCTCTGGATGACCTCAACATTAAGGACTTCATGTAG